A section of the Microbacterium sp. MM2322 genome encodes:
- a CDS encoding metalloregulator ArsR/SmtB family transcription factor translates to MAKEIAAAADLFKVLGNESRLGLLATLADGPLVVGALVEATGLTQPLVSQHLRTLRQVGLVEVTRDGRSSEYRLADEHVLHVITDALIHVRESDATDETPPQGDNMSTEEVHAEHTVAEHAHGAACGHETVEHDGHVDYLHDGHKHAEHGDHYDEH, encoded by the coding sequence GTGGCGAAAGAGATCGCGGCGGCAGCTGACCTGTTCAAGGTGCTCGGAAACGAGTCCCGACTCGGCCTGCTCGCGACACTCGCCGACGGCCCCCTGGTCGTCGGTGCGCTCGTGGAAGCGACGGGGCTGACTCAACCCCTCGTCTCGCAGCATCTCCGGACGCTGCGGCAGGTGGGGCTGGTCGAAGTGACACGTGACGGCAGGTCGAGCGAGTATCGCCTCGCCGACGAGCACGTCCTGCACGTGATCACCGACGCTCTCATCCATGTCCGCGAATCCGACGCCACCGACGAAACACCCCCCCAAGGAGACAACATGAGCACGGAAGAAGTCCACGCAGAGCACACGGTCGCCGAGCACGCCCACGGCGCCGCCTGCGGTCACGAGACGGTCGAGCACGATGGTCACGTCGACTACCTGCACGACGGTCACAAGCACGCCGAGCACGGCGACCACTACGACGAGCACTGA